The Paenibacillus sp. FSL W8-0426 region TGTTTTCAGTTCCTTTGGCCAGTTCTTTTAATAGCTCTTTATCCTCGTTCGAAAGTAATCCTTTTTCATTCAATTGTTCTAACGTATTCATGTGCTTCCCCACTTTCCAGTTTTCATAATTTTGTCAACGACCATCATATTATCTCACAGATAGGACACTCAGTGCTACTAATGAGTTGTCTCAATGCTAAGTTATAAGATATATATTAGTGTTCTGGCGAGAACCCACCGAGGTGCATGCATCAAACAATGACCATGAAAAAACTCCATCAGCGTAATGCTGTGGAGCGTTTTGTTTAGGATACTTCTTTTATTAGATTCTCATTGTTATTCTTCACATTGCCGACGGAGGAATCCACCTTGTATGCTCTCATTTCATCCGCCGAATACGGTCTGAGAAACGCCAGGACGCTTTCTTTGTCAGAATCCTTGTTAAGCCACTCCGCTTCATCCTGCGGCCGGAGAATGACCGGCATGCGATTATGGATGTCCTCCATGAGACTGTTCGGTTCGGTCGTAATAATAGTGCATGTGCTCAGCTTGTTTCCGTCCGGATCGATCCAGGTATCGTATAACCCGGCTAAGGAAAATATTGAGTCGTCTTTCATTAAAATTCGCATCGGCTGCTTTCCGGATCCAGTCTTCCGCCACTCATAGAATCCGTTCGTCGGGATGATGCACCTCTTCGATCCAATCAGACGTTTGAAAGCCGGCTTTTCTGCAAGTGTCTCAGCTCGAGCATTGATCATCTTGTTTCCGATTATCTTTTGATCATCGGCCCAGGATGGCACCAAACCCCAACGAAGGGAACCAAGTCGATTTCCATTGCTGCTCCCTATGATCGTCGGAATGAATTGCATAGGCGCTGCATTGTAGTTTGGCTTGTACTCAAATCCATCCGCCACGGCCGCCATGTACCGGTCCATGATTTCTTCTATTGGGTCCGTAATTGTGAATCTGCCACACATCTGAATCCACCTCCTGCAAATCTTTAATCACACGATAAACTGTTCAAACACCGGCGTTCGTAATAAACCGGATTTTGTCCAGTTTCGCATTTTTACCCTGGCTTGTATACGTGGCTCCAGGTAAACGTGATTCTTATCCTCTCCAGTCACAAGCTGCTTGCATACACCGCGGAATGCCTGCTTATGCTTTTGATTCGGCCCGTGCTCAATTATTCCTGCTGGACGTAGCTTTCCGGATAGATCGGACACGGCAGCAAGCCAGCCGAATTTCGCCTTTTTGTACCCTGTGATAAATACATTGGCGTAAGACCAGTTAATGACCTTCTGCCAGTCTCTGGACCGCCTGCTGACGTACTGGCTGTCCTTACGTTTGCCGACTACCCCTTCCATTCCCATAGCCTCTATTTGGACGTACAGGGCTTCTCCCGCCCCTTCTATGTGTGGGACAACCCCAAAGCTACTGGACGGCAGATTGAGGCCGTGAAGTATAGTCTTGCGCTCGATGAGCGGCAGCTTGCGGAGGTCTCGACCTTTGTACCGGAGGATATCGAAGATTGCGAACGTGGCAGGCAGCGTCTTAGTGAGCTGCAGCACCTTGGAATGCTGACGCGTACTGAAACGGCTCATAACGCCTTCGAAGTCGTTCAATCCCGTATCCGGATCAGTACAGGCCACCTCTCCGTCCAAGATGATGTCATCGTCAAATGGGAGCAACAACTCGGGGTATTGCTGTGTGCAAACATTATTGTGTCGCGTATATAACCGGATGTCTCCGGACTGCTGCGAAAAAATTAACCGGTGCCCGTCTACCTTAGGTTCAAAAATGTATTCCGAATGACTGAACGGTCCCGGGGATGTTTCAAGTAACATAGGGGAAATAAACATAAAAAACACCTCAACCCAATTATAGCGTTTTGCCATAAAGGATTGAGGCGGTAAGTTATGGGTGGCCTCTAACCTACTGGCCAAGTATGTACGCTAAGAGGTTTTACAAAATCCCCCTCTGAGTCAATAATAAAGTCTTGAACAGAATTATCATTTATCAACATCATATGCGCAACATCACCAACACTCGAAACGGATTTAGATGTCTCTCTCACTGCATTCACAAAAACGCCTGTAGCCTCATCGAGATTTTTAATCTCCGTTTCCCCCATTACGTTGCGAGCCTCGATACATCCACTACCCAATGCAACACGATCTTTAATTTCTAATACCTGAAATCCGTTGCTACTTTCACAACCATAAACAAACGGCTGACCGTCTTCTCCGATTCCAAAGATTACATAGCTCATTCCTACATCGTGGTAATCTGGATTAGCAATTTTAAATCGTTCATAGTTAAACGAAAAGCAAGCTTGTGCACACAATACAACCTGAGAGATTTTAACATGGGCCTTACCTTGAAACGAAGCTTTAATCCCCATTACTGCCGCATCACTCGCTGAACCCAAACCACTTGTTGCAATACCTACTCTAGGAGCAATTACGTGTATTTTTTGTGAGTTCTCTTTAGTGGCATATCCAGTTACACCCTTTTCATCAACTGCCACTCTTCGCATATCAGAAACAACGACAACTGCTTTTTCAAAACATTCAGCAATAATCAAAGTCATTTAAATCCCCCTCTTTTTATCATGAAATTATTATACAAATTTATCAACTATAAAACAACAATTTAAGTTTGACTTCATGTACTTTTAATTTTAAAATATAAACACAAAATAAAGAAAGGTTGATATTATGGGTTTTTCATACAAACCATTGTTTCACTTAATGCTGGATCGCGGAATGAAAAAGACTGACTTAAAGACTGAACTGGGCCTAGGGCCTTCAACTGTTGCCAAGTTTGAAAAAGGCGAGAATGTATCAATGGATGTCCTTGACAAGCTCTGCACACATTTTGCCTGCACCCCAAACGACATTATTGAACATGTGAAGGAGTGATCCAAGATGCCACATTATTTCGACGAAAAAACAAACAGTCACTATTTCAAAATCAACTACAAAGATGAAAGCGGGCAATATAAACAACTTTTACGTCGGGGTTTTAAAACCATAAAAGAAGTAAAGGCCGCGATGGC contains the following coding sequences:
- a CDS encoding SOS response-associated peptidase, with product MCGRFTITDPIEEIMDRYMAAVADGFEYKPNYNAAPMQFIPTIIGSSNGNRLGSLRWGLVPSWADDQKIIGNKMINARAETLAEKPAFKRLIGSKRCIIPTNGFYEWRKTGSGKQPMRILMKDDSIFSLAGLYDTWIDPDGNKLSTCTIITTEPNSLMEDIHNRMPVILRPQDEAEWLNKDSDKESVLAFLRPYSADEMRAYKVDSSVGNVKNNNENLIKEVS
- a CDS encoding ATP-dependent DNA ligase, which produces MAKRYNWVEVFFMFISPMLLETSPGPFSHSEYIFEPKVDGHRLIFSQQSGDIRLYTRHNNVCTQQYPELLLPFDDDIILDGEVACTDPDTGLNDFEGVMSRFSTRQHSKVLQLTKTLPATFAIFDILRYKGRDLRKLPLIERKTILHGLNLPSSSFGVVPHIEGAGEALYVQIEAMGMEGVVGKRKDSQYVSRRSRDWQKVINWSYANVFITGYKKAKFGWLAAVSDLSGKLRPAGIIEHGPNQKHKQAFRGVCKQLVTGEDKNHVYLEPRIQARVKMRNWTKSGLLRTPVFEQFIV
- a CDS encoding helix-turn-helix transcriptional regulator, producing MLDRGMKKTDLKTELGLGPSTVAKFEKGENVSMDVLDKLCTHFACTPNDIIEHVKE